A genomic stretch from Sceloporus undulatus isolate JIND9_A2432 ecotype Alabama chromosome 5, SceUnd_v1.1, whole genome shotgun sequence includes:
- the ABHD18 gene encoding protein ABHD18, which yields MGGALVLESAALLHWLEREGYGPLGMTGISMGGHMASLAVSNWPKPLPLVPCLSWSTASGVFTTGVLSKAVNWRELEKQYYTQSVYEEEIIQMLEYCGTDSFKMGQDFVKNSPSSVDSLSNLDLNSSMLNLDIRSKVLSSESGCSLSTNRNTLSASGEGLLVQEGPKMQCINQTFSTSSSSNKNFSSEEKNLISGKRDRLQRESLRFMKGVMDECTHVANFSVPVDPTLIIVIQAKEDAYVPRTGVRSLQEIWPGCEIRYLDGGHVSAYLFKQGLFRQAIYDAFDRFLQKYAV from the exons ATGGGAGGAGCTCTTGTGCTAGAATCAGCAGCTCTTTTGCACTGGTTGGAGAGAGAAGGCTATGGACCCCTTGGGATGACCGGAATATCTATGGGAGGACAT ATGGCATCattggcagtgtcaaactggccTAAACCATTACCACTAGTTCCTTGTCTCTCCTGGTCTACAGCTTCTGGTGTTTTTACTACG GGTGTGCTGAGCAAGGCAGTGAACTGGAGAGAACTAGAGAAGCAGTATTATACTCAGAGTGTTTACGAAGAAGAAATAATACAAATGCTTGAATACTGTGGA ACAGATTCATTCAAGATGGGACAAGACTTTGTTAAAAACTCTCCCAGCAGTGTGGACAGTTTGAGCAATCTGGATCTGAATTCCAGTATGCTGAACCTGGATATCAGAAGCAAAGTTCTGTCTTCAGAAAGCGGTTGCTCTCTTAGCACTAATAGAAACACTCTAAGTGCCTCAGGAGAAGGACTGTTAGTGCAAGAGGGACCAAAAATGCAGTGCATAAACCAAACATTTTCAACCAGCAGCAGTAGCAATAAGAACTTTTCCAGTGAGGAGAAGAATCTTATAAGTGGAAAAAGAGATCGTTTACAAAGAGAGTCTCTCAGGTTCATGAAAGGGGTGATGGATGAATGTACCCACGTAGCTAATTTTTCAg TTCCAGTTGACCCAACACTGATCATAGTTATACAAGCCAAGGAAGATGCTTATGTTCCAAGAACTGGAGTGCGTAGCCTTCAAGAAATATGGCCAGGATGTGAAATCAGATATTTGGATGGAGGTCATGTTAGTGCCTACCTCTTCAAACAAGGATTATTCAG gCAAGCCATTTATGATGCGTTTGATCGTTTTCTGCAGAAATATGCTGTATAG